The Dyadobacter sp. 676 DNA window AAAATACCTAATAATATTTTGCAAATACAATAATATACAAAAAGTAATATTATTTCTTCACAAATTATTATCCTACAAAATTCGCCTGCCAGTTTGGAATGTTCCCGAAACCTTTAAAATTTGTAACTTAACCATTCATCCAATCATAACCCGTATTTTCCTGTGTCAAAGAAAGAACAATTTATTGCAGCAATTCAGAAATCTTATCAAACTGACAAACCTGTAATTCATTTGGGGTCGGCTATTCTCGACGGCGAGATCATCGGCGAGGCCCGCGTAGACCTTCCCTTGCGCATGATGAACCGCCACGGGCTGGTGGCCGGAGCTACCGGGTCGGGCAAGACGCGTACATTACAGGTCTTTGCGGAGCAGCTTTCGGCGGCGGGTGTGCCGGTTTTCATGTCCGATATCAAAGGCGACCTTTCCGGTATCGCGCAACCGGGCAAAACCAATGCAGCCCTGGAAGAACGCGCACAAGTACTCGGTACGGTTTTCGAACCGAAGGGATTTCCCGTCGAACTGTACTCCCTCAGCGGCAACAAAGGCGCCCAAATGCGTGCTACCGTACTGGAATTCGGGCCGATATTGCTTTCCAAAATCTTCGAACTGAACGAAACCCAGGCCGGCGTACTCGCTATCCTGTTCAAATATGCCGATGACAAGGACCTGCCGATGGTGGATCTGAATGACTTGAAAAAAGTCCTGAACTACCTCTCCGAAGGGCCGGGCGCGGCAGAAATCAAGGCCGATTACGGTACCATTTCCGCGTCCACGGCCGGAACGATCCTGCGCAAGATCGTCGCACTGGAGCAACAGGGTGTCGGCAGCATTTTCGGGGAAAGATCCTTCGACATCGCAGATCTGATCAATAAAGTCGACGGCCAGGGAGTGATCAGCCTGCTGAATGTGTCCGACGTGCAGGATAAGCCCGCATTGTTCTCGACATTCATGCTGAGCTTGCTCGCGGAATTATACCAAAAACTGCCCGAAGCCGGCGATCTGGACAAACCCAAACTGGTATTCTTCCTCGACGAGGCCCATTTACTTTTCAAAGATGCCCCGAAAGCATTCCTCGAACAGATCGAGCAAGTGGTGAGGCTGATCCGCTCCAAAGGCGTGGGAATTTTCTTCTGCACCCAAATGGCGCAGGACGTGCCGGTATCGGTGCTGGGCCAGCTCGGTAACCGCGTACAGCACGTGCTCCGTGCATTCACTCCGCAGGATGCCGAGGCTTTGAAACAGACCGTTAAAACTTATCCGAAATCGGATTTCTATTCCATCGACCAGGTGCTGACGACCCTCGGCATCGGTCAGGCGTTGATTACGGTTTTAAATGAGAAAGGTATTCCAACCGAAGTCGCGGCTACACACCTGATGCCGCCTGCATCCGTCATGGGGCCGATGGTACAGGCAGACTACGATAAGCACGTGCAGCAATCGGATATTTATGCCAAATACAAAGACCCCGTAGACCCGGAAAGCGCCTACGAAATCCTGACCAAGCGCATGGAAGACCACGCCCGTGCGGAAGCCGAGGCGAAGGAAGCGGAAGTTCAGGCGAAAGTCGAGGCGAAAAAGGAGAAAGAGCAATCGAGCATGATCTCCG harbors:
- a CDS encoding helicase HerA-like domain-containing protein — translated: MGSAILDGEIIGEARVDLPLRMMNRHGLVAGATGSGKTRTLQVFAEQLSAAGVPVFMSDIKGDLSGIAQPGKTNAALEERAQVLGTVFEPKGFPVELYSLSGNKGAQMRATVLEFGPILLSKIFELNETQAGVLAILFKYADDKDLPMVDLNDLKKVLNYLSEGPGAAEIKADYGTISASTAGTILRKIVALEQQGVGSIFGERSFDIADLINKVDGQGVISLLNVSDVQDKPALFSTFMLSLLAELYQKLPEAGDLDKPKLVFFLDEAHLLFKDAPKAFLEQIEQVVRLIRSKGVGIFFCTQMAQDVPVSVLGQLGNRVQHVLRAFTPQDAEALKQTVKTYPKSDFYSIDQVLTTLGIGQALITVLNEKGIPTEVAATHLMPPASVMGPMVQADYDKHVQQSDIYAKYKDPVDPESAYEILTKRMEDHARAEAEAKEAEVQAKVEAKKEKEQSSMISDALNSPLAKQIGREVVRGVFGMLFGKKTTSRKSGGGLFGF